A genomic window from Elaeis guineensis isolate ETL-2024a chromosome 3, EG11, whole genome shotgun sequence includes:
- the LOC105041681 gene encoding uncharacterized oxidoreductase At4g09670: MADKANPVRFGILGCATIARKVSRAIALAPNATVVAVGSRSLDKAQRFIADNGLPPAARAQGSYEAVLDDPAVDAVYVPLPTGLHVRWAVAAAEHGKHVLLEKPTALCAADLDRILEACRSRGVQFMDSTMWMHHPRTARMRELLSDPNRFGQLKAIHSSFTFCADPDFLQNDIRVKPDLDALGALGDVGWYCIRAILWAADYELPKTAIAHHGCVKNQAGVILSCGATFVWDDGKDATFHCSFLSNLTMELCVMGTRGTLHLSDFVIPFEETPAKFRIATDSGFKELQTGWHPLPSEHVISTDLPQEALMIQEFARLAGSIRDSGCKPDEKWYTITRNTQLVLDAVKESIEKGLEPVNVTG, from the exons ATGGCCGACAAAGCGAATCCTGTCCGGTTTGGCATCCTGGGGTGCGCCACGATAGCCCGCAAGGTCTCCCGGGCCATCGCCCTCGCGCCCAACGCCACCGTCGTCGCCGTCGGCAGCCGCTCTCTCGACAAGGCCCAGCGCTTCATCGCCGACAACGGCCTCCCGCCGGCCGCCCGCGCCCAAGGCTCCTACGAGGCCGTGCTCGATGACCCGGCCGTCGACGCCGTCTACGTGCCGCTCCCCACCGGCCTACACGTCCGCTGGGCGGTGGCCGCGGCGGAGCACGGGAAGCACGTCCTCCTCGAGAAGCCCACGGCGCTGTGCGCCGCGGATCTGGACCGGATCCTGGAGGCCTGCAGGTCCCGCGGGGTGCAGTTCATGGACTCCACCATGTGGATGCACCATCCACGGACGGCCCGGATGAGGGAGCTGTTGTCGGACCCCAACCGGTTTGGCCAGCTAAAAGCG ATTCACAGCAGCTTCACCTTTTGCGCGGACCCTGATTTCCTTCAGAATGACATCCGTGTGAAGCCTGATCTTGATGCCCTTGGGGCTCTTGGTGATGTTGGGTGGTACTGCATCCGCGCGATCCTATGGGCCGCCGACTACGAACTGCCCAAAACTGCAATTGCGCACCATGGCTGTGTGAAGAACCAAGCTGGTGTAATCTTGTCATGTGGGGCTACTTTTGTATGGGATGATGGCAAAGACGCAACCTTCCACTGCTCTTTCCTCTCTAATCTGACAATGGAACTCTGTGTTATGGGAACAAGAGGAACCCTTCATTTAAGTGACTTTGTGATTCCTTTCGAGGAAACCCCTGCTAAATTCAGGATTGCTACAGATTCAGGCTTTAAGGAGCTCCAGACTGGATGGCATCCACTGCCCAGTGAGCATGTCATCTCAACTGACCTTCCGCAGGAAGCCCTCATGATCCAGGAGTTTGCGAGGTTGGCAGGAAGCATAAGAGATTCTGGTTGCAAGCCAGATGAAAAATGGTATACTATCACTAGAAACACACAATTGGTTCTCGATGCAGTAAAAGAATCAATTGAGAAGGGGCTTGAACCGGTTAATGTTACTGGTTAG